The sequence below is a genomic window from Terriglobia bacterium.
GCAGTTGGAGCACTCGGAAAACGAGCGCGTTGTCAGGTGATCGTGGGCCCGGCGGCGATCCCGCCGCGCTTTGGAATGTCGTCGTTTTGGATTCGGCATATTCTGATTACTCCCGCGCCTACAGTTTTTCCATCCGCTTTTTGATTTCCGCCAGCACATCCATGTGAGGACTGAAATCCTCCCCCGGACAAGTGCAGGCGGCGGTATTCGAATTGATCCCGCACACGGGACACAAACCTTTGCAGTCTACCCTGCAAAGGACTTTCATCGGAAGCGCCAACAGCACCTGTTCCCGCAGAACATCCGCAATGGCCAGCTTCGTTCCCGTGAAGAACGCGGTTCGCGTTTCGTCTTCCTCCAGTTCGATCTCTTCGTCTTCGTCGAACAGCTCCTCATCCCGTTGGCGGAAGAAGAGGTCGAATGGCTTCTGGATCTCGACCCGAGTCGCCTCCAGGCACCTCGAACACAGGCACTCGAGCAGCGTGCTCAGGCTCCCGTTGATCCGGATCTCGGCGCCCGCGCGTTCCGCCGTTGCCGACCAATCGAGCGGACCTGCCTGGCGCATCTCGCCGCCAAAATCGACAATGCCCGGCTCGAACGACGCCGCAAACGAAACCTTGTCCCGGGCTAAATCCTTGAGATCGACAAAATACTCGCTCATGGTTATGCCCCCTCTTTTCAATTATCTTACGAGGGTTTCGGCGGCGGTGTCACGACGCCCAGCCGTTTCAGAGCGTCATCAGCATTTTGCCGGAACGGGGAATCCGGAAAGTCCGTAACGACTTTCTGATAAAACTGCTTCGCCTGATCGGCCTGATTGTTGGCTTCATATAGCATCGCCAACTCATAAGCCACGGCCGACCTGGAATAGCCGCCGCTGTCGAACAAGGCTTTGTCCGTGTCGATCGCCTTCTGCGTATCCCCGTGTTTCTTATACACTTCGCCTAAAGCAAATTGCGCGACACCCTTGATGCTGGCATCGCCGCGCTGCGCCACGTCCTGCAGATTCTGGACCGCTTTCGGGGTGTCGCCCAGCCCTTCCTGGCTCAATGCGACGTAGTACAGCGCAATCTTGCCCGCGTTCAGCGAACCGTAATTGTCAGCAACCTTCTGAGCCTGGTCCATCGTCCGTTGATAT
It includes:
- the rpmF gene encoding 50S ribosomal protein L32; this encodes MPNPKRRHSKARRDRRRAHDHLTTRSFSECSNCHELRMPHRACPHCGFYKEREVIETAEE
- a CDS encoding DUF177 domain-containing protein, whose protein sequence is MSEYFVDLKDLARDKVSFAASFEPGIVDFGGEMRQAGPLDWSATAERAGAEIRINGSLSTLLECLCSRCLEATRVEIQKPFDLFFRQRDEELFDEDEEIELEEDETRTAFFTGTKLAIADVLREQVLLALPMKVLCRVDCKGLCPVCGINSNTAACTCPGEDFSPHMDVLAEIKKRMEKL
- a CDS encoding tetratricopeptide repeat protein gives rise to the protein MPRTKMTRHQLKEQDEITTSLQTFSELLVARKKEAITGVSVIAALVIIYFGWSYYSSSRNARAQTELSQAINTYGDTTIKSDKERYQRTMDQAQKVADNYGSLNAGKIALYYVALSQEGLGDTPKAVQNLQDVAQRGDASIKGVAQFALGEVYKKHGDTQKAIDTDKALFDSGGYSRSAVAYELAMLYEANNQADQAKQFYQKVVTDFPDSPFRQNADDALKRLGVVTPPPKPS